A portion of the Glycine max cultivar Williams 82 chromosome 10, Glycine_max_v4.0, whole genome shotgun sequence genome contains these proteins:
- the LOC100499922 gene encoding 40S ribosomal protein S18 isoform X1 — MSLVANEDFQHILRVLNTNVDGKQKIMFAMTSIKGIGRRFANIACKKADVDMNKRCFFLLVEFNCSLIRTFLWLLLKLGFLFVRAGELTAAELDSVMTVVANPRQFKIPNWFLNRKKDYKDGKYSQVVSNALDMKLRDDLERLKKIRNHRGLRHYWGLRVRGQHTKTTGRRGKTVGVSKKR, encoded by the exons ATG TCTCTGGTGGCGAACGAGGATTTCCAGCACATTCTGCGTGTGCTGAACACCAACGTGGATGGGAAGCAGAAGATAATGTTCGCAATGACCTCCATCAAGGGTATTGGAAGGAGATTCGCCAACATCGCTTGCAAGAAGGCTGATGTTGACATGAACAAAAGgtgcttttttttattggttgagtTCAATTGCTCGTTAATTCGCACATTTTTGTGGTTATTGTTGAAATTGGGATTTTTGTTTGTCAGGGCTGGTGAGTTGACTGCTGCTGAGTTGGACAGTGTGATGACTGTGGTGGCGAACCCTAGGCAGTTCAAGATCCCAAACTGGTTTTTGAACAGAAAGAAGGATTACAAGGATGGCAAATACTCTCAAGTTGTGTCTAATGCTCTTGATATGAAGCTCAGGGATGATCTCGAGAGACTCAAGAAAATCAG GAACCATCGTGGTTTGAGACACTACTGGGGTCTTCGTGTACGTGGCCAGCATACCAAGACCACTGGTCGTAGGGGTAAAACTGTTGGTGTGTCCAAGAAGCGCTGA
- the LOC100499922 gene encoding 40S ribosomal protein S18, with amino-acid sequence MSLVANEDFQHILRVLNTNVDGKQKIMFAMTSIKGIGRRFANIACKKADVDMNKRAGELTAAELDSVMTVVANPRQFKIPNWFLNRKKDYKDGKYSQVVSNALDMKLRDDLERLKKIRNHRGLRHYWGLRVRGQHTKTTGRRGKTVGVSKKR; translated from the exons ATG TCTCTGGTGGCGAACGAGGATTTCCAGCACATTCTGCGTGTGCTGAACACCAACGTGGATGGGAAGCAGAAGATAATGTTCGCAATGACCTCCATCAAGGGTATTGGAAGGAGATTCGCCAACATCGCTTGCAAGAAGGCTGATGTTGACATGAACAAAAG GGCTGGTGAGTTGACTGCTGCTGAGTTGGACAGTGTGATGACTGTGGTGGCGAACCCTAGGCAGTTCAAGATCCCAAACTGGTTTTTGAACAGAAAGAAGGATTACAAGGATGGCAAATACTCTCAAGTTGTGTCTAATGCTCTTGATATGAAGCTCAGGGATGATCTCGAGAGACTCAAGAAAATCAG GAACCATCGTGGTTTGAGACACTACTGGGGTCTTCGTGTACGTGGCCAGCATACCAAGACCACTGGTCGTAGGGGTAAAACTGTTGGTGTGTCCAAGAAGCGCTGA
- the LOC100306580 gene encoding thioredoxin Y1-like protein isoform X2, whose translation MAVSVSASSAIASLNSERSTRLAPSLVSASSSAKQSSLQFTSPTRLLRISTPRAPAPSRPRFLPLVQAKKQTYNSFEDLLANSEKPVLVDFYATWCGPCQFMVPILNEVSTRLQDKIQVVKIDTEKYPTIADKYRIEALPTFIMFKDGDPYDRFEGALTADQLIERIEAGLKL comes from the exons ATGGCGGTCTCCGTTTCCGCGTCCTCCGCGATTGCTTCTTTGAACTCCGAACGCTCCACGCGCTTGGCACCCTCACTCGTCTCCGCATCTTCTTCCGCCAAGCAATCCTCGCTGCAATTCACGTCGCCCACGCGCCTTCTTCGGATTAGTACTCCACGCGCTCCCGCTCCTTCGCGACCTCGATTCCTTCCTCTG GTTCAAGCGAAGAAACAAACCTATAACTCGTTTGAAGATTTGCTTGCCAATTCTGAAAAGCCTGTGTTGGTTGACTTCTATGCAACCTG GTGTGGTCCTTGTCAATTCATGGTTCCCATACTCAATGAAGTTAGCACTCGGCTTCAGGATAAGATACAGGTGGTGAAGATTGATACTGAGAAGTATCCAACCATTGCTGACAAATACAGAATTGAGGCGTTGCCGACTTTCATCATGTTTAAGGATGGAGATCCTTATGATCGCTTT GAGGGAGCATTGACTGCAGATCAGCTCATTGAACGCATTGAAGCTGGCCTCAAG CTATAA
- the LOC100306580 gene encoding thioredoxin Y1-like protein isoform X1, whose translation MAVSVSASSAIASLNSERSTRLAPSLVSASSSAKQSSLQFTSPTRLLRISTPRAPAPSRPRFLPLVQAKKQTYNSFEDLLANSEKPVLVDFYATWCGPCQFMVPILNEVSTRLQDKIQVVKIDTEKYPTIADKYRIEALPTFIMFKDGDPYDRFEGALTADQLIERIEAGLKVKQ comes from the exons ATGGCGGTCTCCGTTTCCGCGTCCTCCGCGATTGCTTCTTTGAACTCCGAACGCTCCACGCGCTTGGCACCCTCACTCGTCTCCGCATCTTCTTCCGCCAAGCAATCCTCGCTGCAATTCACGTCGCCCACGCGCCTTCTTCGGATTAGTACTCCACGCGCTCCCGCTCCTTCGCGACCTCGATTCCTTCCTCTG GTTCAAGCGAAGAAACAAACCTATAACTCGTTTGAAGATTTGCTTGCCAATTCTGAAAAGCCTGTGTTGGTTGACTTCTATGCAACCTG GTGTGGTCCTTGTCAATTCATGGTTCCCATACTCAATGAAGTTAGCACTCGGCTTCAGGATAAGATACAGGTGGTGAAGATTGATACTGAGAAGTATCCAACCATTGCTGACAAATACAGAATTGAGGCGTTGCCGACTTTCATCATGTTTAAGGATGGAGATCCTTATGATCGCTTT GAGGGAGCATTGACTGCAGATCAGCTCATTGAACGCATTGAAGCTGGCCTCAAGGTTAAGCAATAA
- the LOC100809999 gene encoding abscisic stress-ripening protein 5, whose amino-acid sequence MAEEKHHKHHLFHQHKDEDNKPTETETGYDNTSYSKPSDDYDSGFSNPSYETSGGAYETGHNKTSYSSDDQPASGGGYKKTGYSGGIDETSGGGGYGGGGGVYSDTTTDGGYTRTSGGRYGDEVDYKKEEKHHKSLEHLGELGAAAAGAYALHEKHKAEKDPEHAHRHKIEEEVAAAAAVGSGGFAFHEHHEKKEAKEQDEEAHGKKHHHLFG is encoded by the exons ATGGCTGAAGAGAAACACCACAAACACCACCTCTTCCACCAGCACAAGGACGAGGATAATAAGCCCACAGAAACCGAAACTGGTTACGACAATACATCTTACTCTAAGCCTTCTGATGACTATGACTCTGGTTTCAGCAACCCATCGTATGAGACTTCTGGCGGTGCCTATGAAACTGGTCACAACAAGACATCATATTCTAGTGATGATCAGCCAGCTTCTGGTGGTGGCTACAAAAAAACAGGTTATTCTGGTGGCATTGATGAGACTTCTGGTGGCGGTGGATACGGCGGTGGCGGCGGTGTGTACTCTGACACTACCACTGATGGTGGATACACCAGAACAAGTGGTGGTCGGTATGGTGATGAGGTTGACTATAAGAAGGAGGAGAAGCACCACAAGAGTCTTGAGCACCTTGGTGAGTTAGGTGCTGCAGCTGCTGGTGCTTACGCCTTG CATGAGAAGCACAAGGCAGAGAAAGACCCAGAGCATGCTCACAGGCACAAGATAGAAGAGGAGGTTGCAGCAGCAGCTGCAGTGGGATCTGGTGGGTTTGCTTTTCATGAACATCATGAGAAAAAGGAAGCAAAGGAGCAAGATGAGGAAGCTCATGGAAAGAAGCACCACCATCTCTTTGGCTGA
- the LOC100779509 gene encoding uncharacterized protein, with protein MEVELGLKITTTRDDTTSVSDFQFAKDRSGPVFLSKETDAKLILTAHLKGYKKENIDININKDGSEISVSGEKEVQEMQMIPFKKVLKTIGFEKKFSIPDGVVLDQIKAKYNEGDEVLTIVMPKTEVGKGSREIEEVKEEVPESSVQENVVDSVTPEPQESVPEKIEEETPAVKKPQKPWTPCPPLVFGGSTLLVTLIFLVINYIRARKR; from the exons ATGGAGGTTGAGTTGGGGCTGAAAATCACAACGACCAGAGATGATACCACTTCCGTTTCCGATTTTCAATTTGCCAAAGACAGATCAGGACCTGTCTTCTTGTCTAAAGAAACTGATGCAAAGCTCATCCTCACTGCACATCTTAAAG GATATAAGAAGGAGAACATTGACATCAATATCAATAAAGATGGTAGTGAGATTTCGGTGAGTGGAGAGAAGGAGGTGCAGGAAATGCAAATGATACCGTTCAAGAAAGTGCTAAAAACCATAGGGTTTGAGAAGAAGTTTAGTATTCCTGATGGGGTGGTTTTGGATCAGATCAAGGCTAAGTATAACGAAGGGGATGAAGTTTTGACAATTGTGATGCCAAAAACGGAAGTGGGAAAAGGAAGTAGAGAAATTGAGGAGGTGAAAGAAGAAGTACCCGAGTCAAGTGTACAAGAAAATGTTGTTGATAGCGTGACACCAGAGCCACAGGAAAGTGTGCCAGAAAAGATTGAAGAGGAAACACCTGCAGTGAAGAAGCCCCAAAAACCATGGACACCTTGTCCTCCTTTGGTTTTTGGAGGATCAACTTTGCTTGTAACTCTAATATTTCTTGTAATAAACTATATTAGAGCGAGAAagagataa